The Oryza sativa Japonica Group chromosome 11, ASM3414082v1 DNA window AGAAGACGCGGAGTGGTAATGGAAGACGTGACCACCGTTCGGCAATTCGTCTTCCAGGAGTTCGTGTGAACTGATGTTAGTGTAGGTAGTTGAAGTAGTGATGTGAGGAAAATGAACAGACAACACACAGGTGGGCATTTAAGAGCATGCCTTGGAAAATGCTATGGACACATGTGGTCGTCCGCACATGcatacaaatttgtagccagctatagcacggactctaagacactatgtgtgtatgacaggtgggaccatgtattaatagtgtagtatgtaactattatatgaatgaactattagattgactatagatgaattggagctaatagttggctatactattaaacttgctcttaaggcAGCCGCCCGTGGTATTCAGTTTACACAGACAGCTCTTGATATCTCCTACCATGGTAAACTCAAAGTAGGCATTTCTCATTTTTCTCTGCCTgtgacttttttcttttttttggggggggggggggagggggctcACCAGTAGGACTGTAAAAAAACCTCGAGGCTCGCGAGCTGCTCGAGCTTGACTCGTCCTAGGCTTGATTCGAGCTTGGCTTGAGCTCCagacgagccgagcccgagcctctCCCAAAGCTCGCGAGCTCTGTCgcgtcgagctcgagcttccaACGAGCCTAATAATATATAATGTTTgttgttatttaataaattaggagGTTATATATGTTATGTCTTGTATtggcatcatatatttattttattctttttcctcTTACATTAACATAGTTaactagaaattaattattcttttaatgATTATCTttgatatatattattttatttaaaaattgagCTCggtacactactacaaaagtgatttttctaTACGAGGCCCCATCATTTTTCCATGCGGACCATAACTAGTGGCGTGTGTAAAAATCGAGGGTCATTTTCCCATACGGCTGCTTAAgtggcccgtatggaaaaatcgattttcccatacgggTCTCTTAAgagggccgcatgcaaaaatgagctcatttttgcatgcggctcacttaagcgaccgcatggaaaaatcgatttttccatacgggccacttaagaagccgtatgtgaaaataaaaattgaaaaatttgaaactagtgtatctcactcatatgaactccaaattggatgatttttttcctaaatgtttctaaaatcatgctctatcatgttattatGTTCTTACTGGTATTATATTGGCTATTTTTTCTTGTgaatttgttttatcaattaaaattttgaatttcaaaacttcaaataatattttgaagcagtaaataatttcatctgaaaaagtcatcaataacaaagttgtataactgtaacaccctgaaaattcgacgacaaaaaaaaaatctaaactctaaaaatacggatttttcaaaaactttttaaattaattgcatcatgccgatcttattcgcctattttatttggatttgatctcgaagtttattaatcgtgagtaaagaatagttaattaggaataaaccttaaaaaaaacaaattggtaaaataaatataaattaaaataaatattagttGTGGATaggaataaataaaatattatcgcgaccatatttggatcaattaaatttaaatacgatggaataagaattaaccctaattaaaaattcaaataaattatataaaaataaatatgagtaatattaatctagggtgaattcattagttgagataacacaaatattgagtaaaatgcatatatgcaaaaattaggaattgtggaatcaaatttatatgggaaatacactaaaatcgggataaataggaaaagtcactATTCATTGCCCCCCAGGTGTTCGATCGCGTTCCCTAGCCCTAGCCCCTCCTTTGCCGCGTtgccctcgcgccccgcgcgccgtgcgccgctccgcctcccctctgccgtcgccgtcgctatcaccgcgcgtgccgccatcgccgagccgcccgcccgtcgccatcgcctcctGCCGctgcgccgacgtcgccgagcCGCCCCGAGCCCGTGCCGACTTCGCCACCCCCGTGCCGCGCGTGCTGCCGTCCCGTTGCCGCatcgcctcgagccccgcgcaGCCGTCccttcgccgcgtcgccgcctgtCGCGATCAAGCCcgcgccgtgccgtgccgtgccgtccTATTGTCGCTGTCGCGCCGTGTCGTCGTGTCGCCGCCCATCGCAtcccgccccgagccgcgcgccaccgctgtcgccgtcgccatcgacgtcccgtcgctacgtgcgtcccatcgccgctgccgcgccgcgcgccgtctcgtcgcctcgcgccgcgagcccgccgcctcgcgccccgcgccgccgcgccgccgtcgtttcacccttcctcctccttcccctctctttcttcccctctcccctataaaaaccCCGGCCCAATCCTCCTTCTCCACCCCACTccattccctcctcctctccctcttccccttctccacgcgccgccttcgtcgcgccgccgcgccgccaccttcgaagccgccgcgccgtcgccccggagccgccgcgccgtgcgtcgccgccttgcgccgccgtcgccgtcgtcgccgccactgccaccgccggtgagccgtctccccccccccctccacctcgcgcccaccgccgtcgccgcccggggaagcaaagagccgagagagagagagatagaaagaagccgggagggaggagagaaaaaagaaaagagaggaaaggaggaaggagccgggagagaagaaagaaaagaaaggagaaagtaaaagagaaaaagaaaagaaaaagaaagggagaaaaagaaaaaggaaataaacaggaaattagagggagattagggaagtttagaaaatttaaaataattggaatttaattatagattaattatagtcatagaattgcaaaatttaatataaattatggattattcttggcaatttctataagaaatcaattcgcgatAATAATTTAGATGTAGTTAATAACTAAAcgaatagatgaattcttatggattattatagattatttatgggtaatccctataagtaatcgattcacggtagaaattcggatttaactACTAGGGATTTTacccgtgtattatatttaatcatttagtcatagactaaattaaatcgtataatatttctaggattccgtccgatatttagctcacgatagaaatttctaacctattatatggatataatgctcgggtagattaaattaaaaacttatgacaacaaaatatttatacccgcaaaatagtttgaatcgaaattgggtttgccttagttcgcgaataataaagtaaatataaagaaatcgactttcgcattcgactttcatttggattcatttggatttttatttgaattctaaccgaattcaaatcaattttcgcacgtaactatagagcccgagggagttgcggatccaagcgaaggtcaagacccgcaagacattgagcaaggcaagtcatcactattccttgaacatgttgatcccaattgcgaaattattttgtttacaaataaaattgcatgcaatgatgaacatcctacttgtgattatgccatgccttgattattggttgccccttattccttcgtaaccatgtttacgtatgagtccctagtcaactatgataaatgcttagaaatgctattctagaatcatgcatactcatatttgtcaaatgctatatgcttgggcaattatctttgggaaggtaattgagatgcggcatgtggagacatgagcgccacattgccatgatatcgaggacatgatttgtgaaaggagaaataaactaaataactgttttcgactggggcggacggaggatttgggtggtatctggaaaaggctagtaccgtccccggtcaattaaggaccgagccatgaagttaagcatgaaacgaccctcgtacaaccgcacttctcgtatgggtatagaccttgcggagtagatagccgagcggaggcagtatccctgcatagatggttcacccctgagtgaggcaggtgcgctacggtgggacagccgttgaggtagggccgagaggcgtgccctacatcggtgtcgccattagTAGGACTGCCATAAGTGTGTAAGAGGGAGAACTTAACTTGagccataatttaatatgtgtgtgagacttctctttcccgggagcgccagaactcctctcactgctagaaacagtGAGAGGCGGttcgttacaaaatggtatcagagccgactctcgcggtttcacgggcgcgtatgtcgcagttgcgcaggcatggtgcgcatggctggtgtagagctatcagatgtaagcgggcccggcctgggagaggcgggtcgttacaataactcatcaagatctataacttttattttggtcatttcttcatccgataaagtgatttataatattgttcacaaaatgtacatctcttatatagtttttttaaaaactatataagagatgtacattttgtgaacaatattataaatcactttatcggatgaagaaatgaccaaaatagaagttatagatcttgatgagttatacaactttataagagatgtacattttgtgaacaatattacaaatcactttatcggataaagaaatgaccaaaatagaagttatagatcttgatgagttatacaacttcgttattgatgactttttcagttgaaatcattttgtatttgaaaatgttgtttgaagttgtcatattttgaaattcaaatttaaactgttcaaacaaagtcatatggaaaaatgaccaatacaaaagttgcagatcttgataagttatacaactttgttgttgacaacttttctatttgaaatcatttactatgtaaaaaaaatatttaaatttcttatattataaagttcaaattttgtatagttcaatcaaactcggatggagaaatgaccaaaagaaaattggtagatctcaacgagttctacaactttgtttttggcaACCTTTTCATTtgagttcatttagtattaaaaaaattgattacaagttctcatatttttaaattattttttaataactattttcgcatgcggctccttaagtGGTTCGCATGCAAAAATACCCCCCAATTTTTTCATCTCTCTCCACTCTTTTTTCCATCCCatcacttcaaaatttttctacctcatctcctctctctccctctattaatttattactctcccctctctctccctctctctttctctcctctctctccctctctccctctccctctcttagaGCGGCTGGGCGGCGGATGGTAATGGCGTCGGCGCAGGTGGCGGATCCGGCAGCGCCGCCCTTGGGAGGGCCGGATCCGCCACCATAGGGAGCGgctacagcggcggcggcgggcggcgcggctacggcggcggcgggcggcagctTGGCAGCCTCGGTTCGGCAGCCCGTGATCCCCTCCTCACCGACGACGATGAGGCGACCCTCCCTCTTCCTCAACGCCGCTGCGGTAGGGGCGGCTTGGCCGCCTCGGGTGGCGCCGCCGCACTGCGCAGATCCGGTGCCGTCGACGATGGCGGGCGCCAGGGGTgacggatccgccgccggcgacgacgccagGCGGCTGGGGCGACGCATCCGGTGCTGCCGCCGACGGATCCGGCAGGGGCGacaacggcgggcggcgggggagacggatccggcgggggcgacgatggcgggggcgggggagacggaagcggcggcggcgacgacggcgggcggctgGGGCGACGGATCCGATGTTGGCGTAGACGGATCCGgcgggggcgacgacggcgtgcggcgtggacggcgggctagggtttgggattttttggatttttatttttttttggggttttggattttttttgtttgctgaatttattttcgcatgcggccggtatAAGcgaccgcatgcaaaaatcccatttttgcatgcgggtgCCCTGGCCGCATGCAAAGATTTGCATTTTTGCAGACGATTTGGCGCATGCGGTTGGCGCAACCGCATGTGATGATCGCTCCGGCCCGTTTGCAAAAACGgttttttgtagtagtggtagtcgagctcgagccgagcctgctTGAGAGCTCGAATATTTTATAAGCTTTGCTCGAGCTTGTATCGAGCTCGAGCCTAGGCAGGCGAGCTCGCTCAAGCTCtcctcgttgacagccctactCACCAGGTCATCCCTGTACACCGTTCAGAATTTAACTAAAGTCTAGGTCCACTTACAAGGATGTGCTGGGATTTCTAGGCCCAAACATAAATATGTGTGTGTAATCTAGCACTCTAACATTAGATTTTGAATGAAAGTTTCTCCAGATTTGTAAATGATATATTATTCAAGAGATAGAgtaacactttgttcattactcctccatcccaaaaatatAAAGGTCAACCACTCCTAACACAAAGACCACCCCCTTGATTAAATCACATCAATACATGCAAGCAATGTGATTGGGGAGCTTAATGGTAGATGATTTAAAATAAGCCAAATTTAAATAACCAAGAGGTATTATAGttaatgtatgcatgcatgcctgccttatattatgagacatgtgaaaaaaataattatgtcttatattttgagatagagggagtaactCATAAATATTGTCTCTGGTATAATCGTCTCCAACTCTCCATGATATCTTCTAGACATATCACCAAAATAAAATGTATATATTACAACATACATTTTGCATGAACTTATATGTAGTGTTGGAAAGCAGaacaaataatataaatttgatGACGTCATACCATATCAAGGAGATCAGTCTTGAAAGTCTTACCCAAACGAAATCTGAGCTTCACGACAGGCCACTCACCTAGCAGCTTAGTGAGAATGGGCAGTAAAACCGAAAGGAAACAAATTCCAACAGCTAACCACAGCATTCGTGGGGCCAACACGGTGTATAAACCCGTTGCAAACGCTATAGTGGTCGCCATGTATGCAAACCACATAAGCTTCTTCGTAAAGGATCTGTAGTAAAGCAAGAATTCAAGATCCTCCCACCTTGCTAGGATGCATATGAATGCGACGGCAAGCGAGGAGCACATTGCTACGGTGTCAGAGATCAAGAATGCTTGAAACGCTAACTTCTTTGCCATGACAGGAAGTCCCTCGCTTCCAGAATCGTTGCTGTATCCCCCAGGCAGGGTGAAGGCTGCGGCAAAGGTTATCGTCGCCATGAGAATAGCCACTAGCGAAGTGTTGCTTGTGTATGTTTGAGTGAGTGACTTAACATTCCTTGCTAATTCATCAGTTAGTCGTTTCCTTGCGAACTGACGGTGAAGCGTGGTTGCAGCTTCAGGATCAGCTTTAGTCATAAGCATGGACACTTCATTCTGCAGTATAAAAGtaagggttaattagatccatacCATTACAAATTCTTTGGTTTGAAAATATGTTATTACTATTCACATATTTAGAATcatgtaattataatttttcagttatattattccaaaaaaaatattttttcatttatttgaaATATGCCACTACTATACATACCCATTCCATGCATCTAAATGGCGTAAGATTGACTAGTATCTTGTTTGAAGTTTATGAAAGTTCAGGATTGTAAAGTAGACATATTTTCAATATAATAGGGGAATACATGCAATTTCCAATCCAAAGAAAGATGTTATTTAAACTTCGGTAAATAGTAATCAATACCTTGGTTTTTAAAAttgtttgtcaaaaaaaatcgaCTACACGATTTTTGTTTGGGAAACTGCTTATACAATACCTAAAAAACATCTCCCATCCCACGACCGTTTGATATGCCTTGTGCAAAATGCCTCTAATAGCGTGCCTCTACATGAGATTTGTGTTCTAGTGATTTGCATGTTCATGAGGGCAAAGTGATACAGGTCATAAAACtgaatgaaaacaaaaaaaaatgaaattgtgGGGGCAGCATGCCTTCCATAACACtcaactagatttttttttcattttattgctttccttcaattctcattttttttatcctgAATTAGCTGCATTCACTTTATGTATTTCTTCTTCAAAAGGTCTATACGTAGGTGTATACACGAAGCGTTATGAAGGTAGCTAGTTGCAACATACCCAGTTTAAAGTCTTGGCACGCTCTGAACCCAAACATAATTGCCAAATTACTGACTGGCCAGTTTTGTGATCATTCAGTGTGAAGTCTGTGTCTTTATGAGACAACAACGAGGCAACAATTTTAGGATTGCACATCCGGACAGCTTGATGCAGAGCAGTTTGTCCGTCCTTGTTATTTCGCATGTTGATGAGCTTACGAAGTTGTGGTGTCCTTAGGATAAATTCCACAAACTCTGTCTGACCTTCCTTTACAGCTTCATGAAGGCATGTCCAACCATTTCTGTCGCAATAGGGAGCATCTGGACAGTGGTTAAGAAGCTCTTGAGCAACATCAACATGACCTCGATATGCAGCAGCAACAAGAAGAGGGCTCAGATTACCACCATCATCATAGCATTCATACCCTAAAAGCACATCATGTTCCAACAACACACGAAGCACGTCTATCTTGTCCCAAATTACCGTCATCAGGATTGGGGTCTTCCTCTCTCTGGTTCGTTCTTTCCCCAGCCAAGGACGACCCTCCAAAATTTTTTTAGCCATAACTGAAAACAAATCGAGGCAGCAATTTGCTTGTTAACAAACCAAAGGAATGACGAATAATATTGGGCACATAGTAAAGAATCTAATTTCCTGCACAAGATTGAGTTGTAAAAATAGTGTTGCCAGTTTTTctgaaataataaataaataatacgcCCAATTTAGTCCATAGTCCATATAATTCTCACCTGCATTTCCATTTCTCACAGTAGCATGCAAGGCATTGTGGCCATATGTTCCAACATGGCTAGATCCAGGAATTCCCAACAGTTTCTCAGAAACATCTGTAAAATCTCTCATTACCGCGATGAACATTGGTGACTCACTGTATTTGTTCACAGCTTTTGATAGGGCAGGCTCTTTTAATATCAATTCCAGTGCAAGGTCCTTGTGACCACAATGAATGGCATGGTGCAGTGCATTACAACCATTTCTGTCTTGTTGCAAGATTGCCTCACTGAACCCTAGTGTGCAGCAGCATTCAAGTAGAATAGAGGCCAAAGACATGTGTCCATTTGTCACGGCAGTGAGCAGTGGTGTCTCACCATCCATGTTTGCGACAGTGAGA harbors:
- the LOC4350215 gene encoding ankyrin repeat-containing protein NPR4-like isoform X2 — translated: MERRLLEAAMVGSATSMKEMAAQDPSLLLGTTPQGNTCLHISSIHGHEGFCKDVLTLNNSLLTVANMDGETPLLTAVTNGHMSLASILLECCCTLGFSEAILQQDRNGCNALHHAIHCGHKDLALELILKEPALSKAVNKYSESPMFIAVMRDFTDVSEKLLGIPGSSHVGTYGHNALHATVRNGNAVMAKKILEGRPWLGKERTRERKTPILMTVIWDKIDVLRVLLEHDVLLGYECYDDGGNLSPLLVAAAYRGHVDVAQELLNHCPDAPYCDRNGWTCLHEAVKEGQTEFVEFILRTPQLRKLINMRNNKDGQTALHQAVRMCNPKIVASLLSHKDTDFTLNDHKTGQSVIWQLCLGSERAKTLNWNEVSMLMTKADPEAATTLHRQFARKRLTDELARNVKSLTQTYTSNTSLVAILMATITFAAAFTLPGGYSNDSGSEGLPVMAKKLAFQAFLISDTVAMCSSLAVAFICILARWEDLEFLLYYRSFTKKLMWFAYMATTIAFATGLYTVLAPRMLWLAVGICFLSVLLPILTKLLGEWPVVKLRFRLGKTFKTDLLDMV
- the LOC4350215 gene encoding ankyrin repeat-containing protein NPR4-like isoform X1, translated to MDVSQYSYTASLPGAQMERRLLEAAMVGSATSMKEMAAQDPSLLLGTTPQGNTCLHISSIHGHEGFCKDVLTLNNSLLTVANMDGETPLLTAVTNGHMSLASILLECCCTLGFSEAILQQDRNGCNALHHAIHCGHKDLALELILKEPALSKAVNKYSESPMFIAVMRDFTDVSEKLLGIPGSSHVGTYGHNALHATVRNGNAVMAKKILEGRPWLGKERTRERKTPILMTVIWDKIDVLRVLLEHDVLLGYECYDDGGNLSPLLVAAAYRGHVDVAQELLNHCPDAPYCDRNGWTCLHEAVKEGQTEFVEFILRTPQLRKLINMRNNKDGQTALHQAVRMCNPKIVASLLSHKDTDFTLNDHKTGQSVIWQLCLGSERAKTLNWNEVSMLMTKADPEAATTLHRQFARKRLTDELARNVKSLTQTYTSNTSLVAILMATITFAAAFTLPGGYSNDSGSEGLPVMAKKLAFQAFLISDTVAMCSSLAVAFICILARWEDLEFLLYYRSFTKKLMWFAYMATTIAFATGLYTVLAPRMLWLAVGICFLSVLLPILTKLLGEWPVVKLRFRLGKTFKTDLLDMV